A window from Heteronotia binoei isolate CCM8104 ecotype False Entrance Well chromosome 15, APGP_CSIRO_Hbin_v1, whole genome shotgun sequence encodes these proteins:
- the LOC132583845 gene encoding uncharacterized protein LOC132583845: MATPSPNPPPDLPYAATLFMPLPGIVFLAVGSYLLLLILVLVLRQCLLSRGLCANCCSCQKGSLPSVCECCLACAESCDCALPSPTHCLDDCCRCTNGWDVGTCSTLPSWCPLCDCACAYQPPDCQSINCICFEIKLR; encoded by the exons ATGGCA ACTCCATCGCCGAACCCTCCGCCAGATCTCCCTTATGCCGCCACCTTGTTCATGCCCCTCCCTGGCATCGTCTTCTTGGCCGTTGGTTCCTATCTTCTGCTTTTGATCCTGGTCCTGGTCCTCCGACAGTGCCTGCTG TCCCGTGGCCTTTGTGCCAACTGCTGTTCGTGCCAAAAGGGGTCTTTGCCAAGTGTGTGCGAATGTTGTTTGGCCTGTGCAGAATCTTGTGACtgtgccctcccttccccaactcACTGTCTGGATGACTGCTGCCGCTGCACTAAC GGTTGGGATGTGGGGACTTGCTCCACCCTCCCCAGCTGGTGTCCACTCTGTGACTGTGCCTGTGCCTACCAGCCCCCGGACTGTCAGAGCATCAATTGCATTTGCTTTGAGATCAAACTGCGATAA
- the LOC132584149 gene encoding crk-like protein, producing MLLQAMSAFGDAHEWYMGALSRQEAAACLQGHRHGTFLVRDSTTCPGDYVLSVSENSKVSHYIINSLPGRLRIGEHEFDGFPALLDFYRLHYLDTTTLVAPVGRVVAPASAQPPPAGEWVRALYDFVGRDQEDLPFSKGEPLRVLAKPEEQWWTAQRADGRVGMIPVPYVQPCPYAHPSSHGAPRHAPVIARAVQRRVPGANDKTALAFEVGDLIAVTKMNVNGQWEGELNGRRGHFPFTHVKVLDPEEAS from the exons ATGCTCCTCCAAGCCATGTCGGCTTTTGGGGATGCTCACGAGTGGTACATGGGTGCTCTGAGCCGGCAGGAAGCAGCTGCATGTCTCCAGGGACACCGCCACGGAACCTTCCTGGTGCGGGACAGTACCACGTGCCCCGGTGACTATGTGCTGTCCGTCAGCGAGAACTCCAAG GTCTCTCACTACATCATAAACAGCCTTCCTGGGCGTCTCCGGATCGGGGAGCATGAATTTGATGGCTTCCCAGCTCTGCTTGATTTCTACCGCCTCCACTACCTGGACACTACCACCCTGGTAGCCCCTGTGGGTCGGGTGGTGGCCCCTGCCTCTGCTCAGCCCCCTCCCGCTGGCGAGTGGGTGCGTGCTCTCTATGACTTCGTCGGCCGCGACCAGGAAGACCTCCCATTCTCCAAAGGGGAGCCTCTGAGGGTACTGGCCAAGCCTGAAGAGCAATGGTGGACGGCGCAGCGGGCAGATGGGCGTGTGGGTATGATTCCTGTGCCATATGTCCAACCCTGCCCATATGCTCACCCCAGCAGCCATGGTGCCCCTCGCCATGCTCCAGTCATCGCAAGAGCGGTGCAACGAAGGGTGCCGGGGGCCAATGACAAGACAGCCCTGGCCTTTGAG GTGGGCGACCTCATTGCAGTTACCAAGATGAACGTCAATGGCCAATGGGAGGGGGAGCTGAATGGGCGCCGCGGCCACTTTCCATTCACCCACGTCAAGGTCCTCGACCCTGAGGAAGCCAGCTGA
- the ALDOA gene encoding fructose-bisphosphate aldolase A isoform X1, whose translation MPHEYPALTPEQKKELSDIAHRIVAPGKGILAADESTGSIAKRLSSIGTENTEENRRYYRQLLFTADDRVNPCIGGVILFHETMYQKADDSRQFTKVIKDKGAVVGIKVDKGVVPLAGTNGETTTQGLDGLSERCAQYKKDGADFAKWRCVLKITPTTPSHLAIMENANVLARYASICQQNGIVPIVEPEILPDGDHDLKRCQYVTEKVLAAVYKALSDHHIYLEGSLLKPNMVTPGHACTKKYSAEEIAMATVTALRRTVPPAVTGITFLSGGQSEEEASINLNAINKCPLHKPWALTFSYGRALQASALKAWSGKKENTKNAQEEYIKRALVSFCVQTPKSLEEANRLEPGSWMCHWSFICMIQLPKRLSSQQSRLETSVGWHGSAWKSKICIQNHLKDQQNF comes from the exons ATGCCTCACGAATACCCAGCCCTGACCCCTGAGCAGAAGAAGGAGCTGTCAGACATCGCCCATCGCATTGTGGCACCTGGCAAAGGCATCCTTGCTGCAGATGAGTCCACTG GCAGCATTGCCAAGCGCCTGAGCTCCATTGGCACAGAGAACACCGAGGAGAACCGCCGCTACTACCGGCAGCTGCTCTTCACTGCTGATGACCGCGTCAACCCTTGCATCGGTGGCGTTATCCTCTTCCATGAGACCATGTACCAGAAGGCCGACGACAGCCGCCAGTTCACCAAGGTCATTAAGGATAAGGGTGCTGTAGTTGGCATCAAG gTTGACAAAGGTGTTGTGCCCCTTGCTGGAACCAATGGGGAAACCACCACCCAGG gtCTGGATGGTTTGTCTGAACGCTGTGCCCAGTACAAGAAGGATGGAGCTGACTTTGCCAAGTGGCGTTGCGTCTTGAAGATCACCCCAACCACCCCTTCCCATCTGGCCATCATGGAGAATGCCAATGTGCTTGCTCGCTATGCCAGCATCTGCCAGCAG AACGGGATTGTTCCTATTGTGGAACCTGAAATCCTCCCCGACGGTGACCACGATCTCAAACGCTGCCAATATGTGACAGAGAAG GTTCTGGCTGCTGTGTACAAGGCCCTGAGCGACCACCACATCTACCTGGAGGGATCTCTGCTCAAGCCAAACATGGTGACTCCTGGGCATGCCTGCACCAAGAAATACTCTGCTGAGGAGATTGCCATGGCAACCGTTACTGCTCTGCGCCGCACTGTGCCACCAGCAGTGACTG GCATCACCTTCCTGTCTGGCGGCCAGAGCGAGGAGGAGGCCTCCATCAACCTGAACGCCATCAACAAGTGCCCCCTGCACAAGCCATGGGCCTTGACCTTCTCCTATGGCCGTGCCCTGCAGGCTTCTGCCCTCAAGGCCTGGAGCGGAAAGAAAGAGAACACCAAAAATGCCCAGGAGGAGTACATTAAGCGTGCTTTGGTAAGCTTTTGTGTCCAGACTCCTAAATCCTTGGAAGAAGCAAATAGATTAGAGCCAGGAAGCTGGATGTGTCATTGGTCATTCATATGTATGATTCAGCTTCCCAAGAGACTGTCCTCACAGCAAAGCCGTCTTGAAACTTCAGTAGGATGGCATGGGTCTGCCTGGAAGAGCAAGATTTGCATCCAGaaccaccttaaagaccaacaaaacttttGA
- the ALDOA gene encoding fructose-bisphosphate aldolase A isoform X2: MPHEYPALTPEQKKELSDIAHRIVAPGKGILAADESTGSIAKRLSSIGTENTEENRRYYRQLLFTADDRVNPCIGGVILFHETMYQKADDSRQFTKVIKDKGAVVGIKVDKGVVPLAGTNGETTTQGLDGLSERCAQYKKDGADFAKWRCVLKITPTTPSHLAIMENANVLARYASICQQNGIVPIVEPEILPDGDHDLKRCQYVTEKVLAAVYKALSDHHIYLEGSLLKPNMVTPGHACTKKYSAEEIAMATVTALRRTVPPAVTGITFLSGGQSEEEASINLNAINKCPLHKPWALTFSYGRALQASALKAWSGKKENTKNAQEEYIKRALANSLAAQGKYVSSGQAGAAASESLFVSNHAY; the protein is encoded by the exons ATGCCTCACGAATACCCAGCCCTGACCCCTGAGCAGAAGAAGGAGCTGTCAGACATCGCCCATCGCATTGTGGCACCTGGCAAAGGCATCCTTGCTGCAGATGAGTCCACTG GCAGCATTGCCAAGCGCCTGAGCTCCATTGGCACAGAGAACACCGAGGAGAACCGCCGCTACTACCGGCAGCTGCTCTTCACTGCTGATGACCGCGTCAACCCTTGCATCGGTGGCGTTATCCTCTTCCATGAGACCATGTACCAGAAGGCCGACGACAGCCGCCAGTTCACCAAGGTCATTAAGGATAAGGGTGCTGTAGTTGGCATCAAG gTTGACAAAGGTGTTGTGCCCCTTGCTGGAACCAATGGGGAAACCACCACCCAGG gtCTGGATGGTTTGTCTGAACGCTGTGCCCAGTACAAGAAGGATGGAGCTGACTTTGCCAAGTGGCGTTGCGTCTTGAAGATCACCCCAACCACCCCTTCCCATCTGGCCATCATGGAGAATGCCAATGTGCTTGCTCGCTATGCCAGCATCTGCCAGCAG AACGGGATTGTTCCTATTGTGGAACCTGAAATCCTCCCCGACGGTGACCACGATCTCAAACGCTGCCAATATGTGACAGAGAAG GTTCTGGCTGCTGTGTACAAGGCCCTGAGCGACCACCACATCTACCTGGAGGGATCTCTGCTCAAGCCAAACATGGTGACTCCTGGGCATGCCTGCACCAAGAAATACTCTGCTGAGGAGATTGCCATGGCAACCGTTACTGCTCTGCGCCGCACTGTGCCACCAGCAGTGACTG GCATCACCTTCCTGTCTGGCGGCCAGAGCGAGGAGGAGGCCTCCATCAACCTGAACGCCATCAACAAGTGCCCCCTGCACAAGCCATGGGCCTTGACCTTCTCCTATGGCCGTGCCCTGCAGGCTTCTGCCCTCAAGGCCTGGAGCGGAAAGAAAGAGAACACCAAAAATGCCCAGGAGGAGTACATTAAGCGTGCTTTG